A region of Mobula birostris isolate sMobBir1 chromosome X, sMobBir1.hap1, whole genome shotgun sequence DNA encodes the following proteins:
- the cfap126 gene encoding protein Flattop — translation MAYSYHANQYEGAFNSSRMSSWTVPKTRDQTSKKPKFREGSSFFIANDKGYLKPGVPRSKENPWGTFLGTWQMPQRIPQPRPNLTARNSAGAARLIDQVKSSPLYKASNGFGLQAAFPHCVEPVPEETFEERCARTQDTPALPPRLSARLGDQEGDPEPTGAPPARVGPSPPGTQGSGRVATPGATGRASASPTLPSGAGAL, via the exons atGGCGTACAGCTACCACGCCAACCAG TACGAAGGAGCCTTCAACAGCAGCCGGATGAGCAGCTGGACCGTCCCCAAGACCCGCGATCAGACTTCGAAG AAACCTAAATTTCGAGAAGGGTCGAGCTTCTTCATTGCAAACGATAAAGGATATCTGAAGCCAGGCGTTCCCCGATCGAAG GAGAACCCCTGGGGAACCTTCCTCGGGACCTGGCAAATGCCCCAGCGCATCCCGCAGCCTCGGCCCAACCTGACGGCCCGGAACAGCGCCGGCGCGGCCCGGCTGATCGACCAGGTGAAGTCGTCGCCGCTGTACAAAGCCAGCAACGGATTCGGACTGCAGGCGGCGTTCCCG cacTGCGTGGAGCCGGTCCCGGAGGAGACATTCGAGGAACGCTGCGCCCGGACCCAGGACACCCCGGCTCTCCCTCCCCGGCTGTCCGCGAGGCTCGGCGACCAGGAGGGAGACCCCGAGCCGACAGGGGCTCCTCCCGCCCGGGTTGGCCCTTCACCCCCCGGGACGCAGGGCAGCGGGAGGGTCGCGACGCCTGGCGCCACCGGACGGGCGTCGGCCAGCCCGACCCTGCCCTCCGGTGCCGGAGCCCTCTGA